One Cucumis sativus cultivar 9930 chromosome 1, Cucumber_9930_V3, whole genome shotgun sequence DNA segment encodes these proteins:
- the LOC101222050 gene encoding CRIB domain-containing protein RIC10 isoform X1, translating into MSNKLKGIYKSFKYISQIFVVKEREMEIGYPTDVKHVAHIGWDGPSGTAPSWMNEFKTAPEHFSAASFGDISDRRDSSSTAVTAPTTWSSLDFDQAMLRQQTSDFFGELPRTEIPNLPTKPKKKTRNFSPKSSSSKSSRVSKTKPPSFGEIKMVPNLQV; encoded by the exons atgTCAAACAAATTGAAAGGGATCTACAAAAGTTTCAAGTACATTTCCCAAATCTTTG TGGTGAAAGAACGAGAGATGGAGATCGGGTATCCTACAGATGTGAAACATGTGGCACATATTGGATGGGATGGCCCTTCTGGTACAGCGCCCAGTTGG ATGAATGAATTCAAAACAGCACCAGAGCATTTCTCTGCCGCGTCGTTTGGCgatattagtgatagaagagATTCAAGTTCTACTGCTGTAACAGCTCCTACAACATGGTCTTCTCTTG ATTTTGATCAAGCAATGCTACGCCAACAAACATCCGACTTCTTTGGCGAACTTCCACGAACAGAAATTCCCAACCTTCCTacaaaaccaaagaaaaagacCAGAAACTTCTCTCCAAAATCTTCCTCGTCAAAATCATCTCGAGTATCAAAGACAAAGCCACCGTCCTTCGGAGAAATCAAGATGGTACCAAATTTGCAAGTCTAG
- the LOC101222050 gene encoding CRIB domain-containing protein RIC10 isoform X2: protein MEIGYPTDVKHVAHIGWDGPSGTAPSWMNEFKTAPEHFSAASFGDISDRRDSSSTAVTAPTTWSSLDFDQAMLRQQTSDFFGELPRTEIPNLPTKPKKKTRNFSPKSSSSKSSRVSKTKPPSFGEIKMVPNLQV from the exons ATGGAGATCGGGTATCCTACAGATGTGAAACATGTGGCACATATTGGATGGGATGGCCCTTCTGGTACAGCGCCCAGTTGG ATGAATGAATTCAAAACAGCACCAGAGCATTTCTCTGCCGCGTCGTTTGGCgatattagtgatagaagagATTCAAGTTCTACTGCTGTAACAGCTCCTACAACATGGTCTTCTCTTG ATTTTGATCAAGCAATGCTACGCCAACAAACATCCGACTTCTTTGGCGAACTTCCACGAACAGAAATTCCCAACCTTCCTacaaaaccaaagaaaaagacCAGAAACTTCTCTCCAAAATCTTCCTCGTCAAAATCATCTCGAGTATCAAAGACAAAGCCACCGTCCTTCGGAGAAATCAAGATGGTACCAAATTTGCAAGTCTAG